DNA from Mesorhizobium loti R88b:
CGGCATGTGGGGCCATATGGCAACCCGCTATCTCGGCTCTGCCTATCCGCAATTCTTCGAGCGCGCCGATGGCTGCCGGGTCTGGGATGTCGACGGGCGCGAATATATCGACCTGATGTGCAGCTGGGGGCCGAACATCCTCGGTCATCACCACAAGGCGGTCGAGGAAGCGGCGGCGCGGCAGCGCAGCCTTGGTGATGCCATGAACGGCCCGGGTGAAGTGCTGGTCGAACTGGCGGAGCTGCTGGTGAAAACCGTGGCGCATGCCGACTGGGCGATGCTGCAGAAGAATGGCACCGACGCCACCACGGCCTGCGTGACCATCGCGCGCGCCGGCACCGGCCGGCGCAAGGTGCTGGTGGCGCGCGGCTCCTATCATGGTGCGGTGCCGTGGTGCACGCCTTCGCTCGCCGGCGTCACCGCCGAGGATCGCGCCCATCTGATCCATTTCGACTACAATGACGTCGCCAGCCTGGAGACGGCCGTCGAGCAGGCCGGCAACGATCTTGCCGCTGTCGTCGTCACCGCCTTCCGGCACGACATCGCCCGCGACCAGGAACTGCCTACCGCCGCTTTTGCCAAAAGGGCGCGCGAGCTCACCACTGCCGCCGACGCGGCGCTGATCGTCGACGATGTGCGGGCGGGCTTCCGCATCGACCTCGGCGGCAGCTGGGAGCCGCTCGGCGTGCGGCCTGATCTTTCCGCCTTCTCCAAGGCGATCGCCAATGGCTATCCGCTTGCCGCCATCACCGGCACGGATCGGTTCCGCGAAGCCGCTACCAAGGTCTATGTGACAGGCTCGTTCTGGTATGGCGCCGTTGCCATGGCCGCAGCGATCGCCACCATCAAGACGCTGCGCGACACCAACGCGATCGCCAGCATGAATGCCGCCGGTGAGAGGTTGCGGACGGGCCTCGACGCGGCCGCGAAGAAGCATGGCCTTTCGCTTCGCCAGACCGGCCCGGTGTCGATGCCGATGGTGCTGTTCGACGGCGATGCCGAGTTCAGGAAAGCCGACGCCTTCTGTTCGGCCGCCTTGCGTGAGGGCGCGTATTTCCA
Protein-coding regions in this window:
- a CDS encoding aminotransferase class III-fold pyridoxal phosphate-dependent enzyme, with amino-acid sequence MPTLINSKDQLLRERAAAVIPGGMWGHMATRYLGSAYPQFFERADGCRVWDVDGREYIDLMCSWGPNILGHHHKAVEEAAARQRSLGDAMNGPGEVLVELAELLVKTVAHADWAMLQKNGTDATTACVTIARAGTGRRKVLVARGSYHGAVPWCTPSLAGVTAEDRAHLIHFDYNDVASLETAVEQAGNDLAAVVVTAFRHDIARDQELPTAAFAKRARELTTAADAALIVDDVRAGFRIDLGGSWEPLGVRPDLSAFSKAIANGYPLAAITGTDRFREAATKVYVTGSFWYGAVAMAAAIATIKTLRDTNAIASMNAAGERLRTGLDAAAKKHGLSLRQTGPVSMPMVLFDGDAEFRKADAFCSAALREGAYFHPRHNMFLSAAHTAKDVDLALQAADAGMAAAAQVA